TATGGAATTGGCCTTGTTTTCCAGTAATTCCTTGTACTAAACATTTTGTATTTTCATTCAATATTATCATATGAACCACAATCGATATTTTAAATAATTTTTAATGTATGTAAATTTAATTAAGTTTAAATCAAGATAATAACTATATAAATTTTATATAAATTATTAATCACTATTATATATAGTTTTTAAATGTTAAATAGTTATTCATTATTTGATTATTAAAAAAATGCTAAAATAACAATTGAAAAAATAGTGAAAAAACTAATGTAATTTTAATTAATGTAACAACTAATTAAATAAGTTTTAAAAATAAAAATATTAAAAATATCAAGTGTTAAATTAATTAAAATGATACTTAACCTAAAATTCTTGTTTTGTTTTCAAATGGTATAGATAAATCTATCATATTTCCATTCATTAATGCAGTTACAGATACCAAGACGCTTCCTGGAAGCACATTACATGCAGTATGCCTCTTTACAAGATAGGTGTTCTTATTTCCTAAAGCTGCTCCAATCATTGCACTTGCTACAACAGCAATCTGTTCCAGTTCATTGACTGAAACAACCACAACAGGATCATCAGTGTCATCAATGGATACATACCCTACTCCTGGAATATCAGTTCTTGTACCTATCTTATCGCTGACTCCGGTGACTGATTTCATTCCACTTGCTGCTTCTATAGCAGAATTAGCCACATCAGCTACAAAAGATTCCCCTCCATAGGTGTCAAATGCCATTATGATTGCATCCTGAAAAGGACCTTCTTCCAGATTTGCTTCTGCATAGGATATGCCTTCTCCAGCATTATCAGGATCTTCAGAGATTCCTGCCACATCACCTAAATCTTCTGCATTGTTTCTTAATATTTCTACAATTCCTGCATTAACTGTTTCCAATAACTCATCTTCAACAAATGCAGTGATTACAACATCATCTCCTGTGATATTTGTTAAAGCTGCCTTTCTTGCTCCCAATTCGAAGAGTTTAGGAATGTCCTTTTCAATGTTTTCAACTAATGAATCGGAAACGGAAACATCATTGCTTGAAATATCTGCACCAATAGCTACAACTTTCATAATATCATTAATATCTTTAGCTTTTATAGTTAATATCTTTAATTATTTATTAAACATTGAAAATTGTATAAAACAGGCTTGAAATCAATTAAGTATTTAATTAAATAAGTTAAATATATTAGTAAATAAAAATTAAAATCAAAAAATAATAAAAATTATGTTTTTTAAATGGGGTAAACAGCGTGTACAGTGAAACTAAAATAGCAATTCCAATTTTCCAAAGGAACAAGGAAGACATCTTGAAAGTTGCTAACGATTGCATAATTAAAGGTGCTGATATTCTTGAGCTTAGAATAGATGGTATGGATAATCCTAACCCTAAGATTGTTAAGGAAATCATAGAAGAGATCAATTTCCCAACAATAGCAACCAATAGAACCTCTAAGGAAGGAGGATCATTTAGAGGAAGCGAAGAGGATAGAATAGCTATTCTTAGAGAATGCTGTGATGTGGCTGATTATGTTGATGTAGAGCTCCAAACAGATAGAGAACTCATTGAATCAATTACAGAAACTGGAGTAACATCCATCATTTCTTACCATAACTTCAAGCAAACTCCTGATTTGGACATATTAATGGACATTGTAATCCAGGAAAAACAGCTTGGAGACATTGCAAAGATAGCAGTTATGCCTAATACATTAGAGGATACATTGACAATTTTACCTTTAATGTCTCACTTCGATAACGTTGTAGCTATTTCCATGGGAGAATTGGGAAGTTATACAAGGGTTATTGCATCTAAATTCAATGCACCATTTACTTTTGCTGTAGTAAATGACAATACAGCACCTGGACAAATAGACATTGATACAATGAAATCATTGATGAACAGTGATTTGATAAATACAGATGATTTGAAATAATAATCCTCATTTACTTTTTTTAATTGATTAACTTAAAAATAGAATATTAATTTTTTTAAACTCTTTTTAAAAATAGATAAAAATGATAAAAAACTAGAAATAATGTTTTAAAAAATAAAATACTTTTTTTAAAAAATAAAAAAAAGAATTAAGAGAAAAAATCTCTTAATTAGACTAATTTTGATTTAATTTCCAATTATTTAACAACTCTTAAAGTTTTAGTAACTTTCTTAGCAGTGTAATACTTGGTTTGATAAGGAGTGAGAACAACTTTGTGTTTTCCTACTTTTTGCTTAATCTTCAAGCTTGCGATTCCTTTCTTATTGGTTTTGATAGTGTAAGTCTTGAATTTTTTGCCAGTGTAGACTCTAACTTTGACCTTTACAGCAGCAAGGACCTTTTTGCTTTTAGTGCTTGTTACCTTAACTTTAAAGTATTTGCCTTTTTTAACTTTTAAAGCTGTAGGAGCAATCTTAATAGGAGATTTGCTAAC
The genomic region above belongs to uncultured Methanobrevibacter sp. and contains:
- the aroD gene encoding type I 3-dehydroquinate dehydratase gives rise to the protein MYSETKIAIPIFQRNKEDILKVANDCIIKGADILELRIDGMDNPNPKIVKEIIEEINFPTIATNRTSKEGGSFRGSEEDRIAILRECCDVADYVDVELQTDRELIESITETGVTSIISYHNFKQTPDLDILMDIVIQEKQLGDIAKIAVMPNTLEDTLTILPLMSHFDNVVAISMGELGSYTRVIASKFNAPFTFAVVNDNTAPGQIDIDTMKSLMNSDLINTDDLK